The genomic interval AATTTGTTACCAGTACCGTTAATGAACGTGATTAATGGTGGTGCTCACGCTGCGAACAACGTGGATTTCCAAGAATTCATGATCGTGCCGATTGGTGCATCTTCTTTCCAAGAAGCGCTTCGCTGGGGAGCAGAAATCTTTGCTTGCTTGAGCAAAGTGTTAGATGACAAAGGTTTGCTAACTGGCGTAGGGGATGAAGGTGGTTTTGCACCTAATTTGGAATCAAACCAAGCTGCTTTAGAATTATTGGTAGCTGCGATCGATAAAGCTGGCTACAAACCGGGCGAACAAGTGGCATTAGCGCTAGATGTGGCAGCTAGCGAATTCTACAAAGATGGCAAGTACGTCTATGAAGGTTCTGCCCACGCCCCTAGCGAGTTAATTGATTATCTGGCAAAACTGTCTTCACAATACCCCATTGTCTCGATCGAAGATGGTTTACACGAGGAAGATTGGGATAGCTGGAAACTGCTAACGGAAAAATTAGGTTCGCGAGTTCAGCTAGTAGGTGATGATTTATTTGTTACCAATGCCATTCGGTTGCGAAAAGGCATCGAAATGAAAGCAGGTAATGCCATTTTGATTAAACTCAATCAAATTGGTTCTTTAAGCGAAACTCTCGAAACTATTGATTTGGCAACTCGCAATGGATTTCGATCGGTAATCAGCCATCGTTCCGGCGAAACTGAGGATACTACGATCGCAGATTTGGCGGTAGCAACTCGCGCCGGACAAATCAAGACAGGTTCTCTCTGTCGTAGCGAACGAGTAGCTAAGTACAACCG from Leptolyngbyaceae cyanobacterium carries:
- the eno gene encoding phosphopyruvate hydratase, giving the protein MTDTLDTAIEFIQAREILDSRGRPTVEAEVHLANGVMGLAQVPSGASTGTFEAHELRDGDKNRYGGKGVLKAVENVKEKIAPELLQLDAVNQELLDRTMIDLDGSQNKSNLGANAILAVSLAAAKASAAALTLPLYRYLGGPLANLLPVPLMNVINGGAHAANNVDFQEFMIVPIGASSFQEALRWGAEIFACLSKVLDDKGLLTGVGDEGGFAPNLESNQAALELLVAAIDKAGYKPGEQVALALDVAASEFYKDGKYVYEGSAHAPSELIDYLAKLSSQYPIVSIEDGLHEEDWDSWKLLTEKLGSRVQLVGDDLFVTNAIRLRKGIEMKAGNAILIKLNQIGSLSETLETIDLATRNGFRSVISHRSGETEDTTIADLAVATRAGQIKTGSLCRSERVAKYNRLLRIEEELGDQAIYAGVVGLGPR